In Aspergillus flavus chromosome 3, complete sequence, one genomic interval encodes:
- a CDS encoding putative cytochrome P450 has translation MFTMNWPCRVVVIGMSVVLLLLRRSPERSLAIIGLAGGLYMAFLAAYRLYLYPQFLTPFRSLSTPVGRHWLWGNYLDRNENPIVYLRREAVLFYKEDIVRVYGPLNIEVLFAMSPRAIRDLLCRRSKDFVKPRVAEKIFSTVGARGLVASNGNKHRLHRQQISAAYTPCNVREQCPIIVEQALRMAESMDAENKEQGRVYLWDILNRAGLAIVCKTQLDTHFDPIRHETTVKKVLERFLFGISLGTCVKALMCCALPESIQTIVQPQVPGLADLKCFVRRIITEEKKQTQTRRRMSGKRATLLSCLLEGDIFGDGERVQQSVDFLLAGSATVTFTMQWALFVLSRDPDLQGKVRNEVRQCLPSPTTTRLDEWSHIFLKRLDDGLPSLQAFCNEVFRCYPAISLTGREACCDTTLAGVYVPKGTLVLLSPPVANQNPEWWGPDAAEFNPARWLNGDGSFNSSAGGNQIHNRYTFLTFGQGPRSCIGQELGRLEVNIMVAIMLGKFEMQLADEQKEPVVMGILSPIPRDDVVVHLRELHGW, from the exons ATGTTCACTATGAATTGGCCCTGTCGTGTGGTGGTAATCGGGATGTCGGTGGTTCTCTTGCTTCTCCGGAGATCTCCAGAGAGAAGCCTCGCCATTATCGGACTCGCTGGGGGATTATATATGGCTTTCCTAGCTGCATACCGCCTGTATTTATATCCCCAATTTCTCACACCTTTTAGATCACTCTCAACACCTGTG GGACGGCATTGGCTCTGGGGCAATTATCTTGATCGAAACGAAAACCCAATCGTTTATCTGAGACGGGAGGCAGTCTTGTTTTACAAAGAGGATATAGTGCGGGTATATGGGCCACTCAATATTGAAGTATTGTTTGCCATGAGCCCGAGGGCGATTCGGGATTTACTCTGCCGTCGGAGCAAGGACTTTGTAAAGCCCCGCGTAgctgagaagatcttctctaCGGTCGGCGCGAGGGGCCTTGTGGCCAGCAATGGAAACAAGCACAGG CTCCATCGTCAACAGATCTCTGCGGCGTATACCCCGTGCAATGTCCGGGAGCAGTGCCCCATCATTGTGGAACAGGCTTTGCGAATGGCCGAGTCTATGGATGCAGAAAACAAAGAGCAAGGACGCGTTTATCTATGGGATATTCTCAACAGAGCGGGCCTTGCTATTGTCTGTAAGACCCAATTGGATACTCACTTCGATCCGATACGTCACGAGACCACCGTCAAAAAGGTGCTGGAACGGTTCCTCTTTGGGATCTCGCTAGGGACCTGCGTCAAGGCTTTGATGTGCTGTGCCCTTCCTGAGTCTATCCAAACAATAGTACAGCCCCAGGTTCCAGGGCTTGCTGACCTGAAATGCTTTGTTCGTCGAATTATAaccgaagagaagaaacagacccAGACTCGTCGGCGGATGTCTGGAAAACGTGCGACTCTCCTCTCCTGTTTACTAGAGGGAGACATcttcggtgatggtgaaagAGTCCAGCAGAGTGTGGATTTCCTCCTTGCCGGGTCTGCGACTGTCACGTTCACGATGCAGTGGGCGCTGTTTGTTTTAAGTCGAGACCCTGATCTCCAAGGCAAGGTCCGGAATGAAGTACGCCAATGCCTTCCATCACCTACTACGACCAGGCTTGATGAGTGGTCCCATATTTTCCTCAAACGGCTGGACGACGGTCTACCAAGCTTACAGGCATTCTGCAATGAGGTATTCCGGTGCTACCCTGCGATTTCATTGACCGGTCGAGAAGCGTGCTGCGATACCACTCTAGCGGGTGTCTACGTTCCGAAGGGAACGCTGGTTTTGCTGTCACCTCCGGTAGCGAACCAGAACCCCGAGTGGTGGGGACCAGATGCTGCCGAGTTCAACCCTGCTCGATGGCTAAACGGGGACGGGTCCTTCAACAGTTCGGCCGGTGGGAACCAGATCCATAATCGATATACGTTTCTCACATTTGGTCAAGGGCCGCGATCTTGTATTGGGCAAGAATTAGGGCGGCTCGAGGTCAACATTATGGTGGCAATCATGCTGGGCAAGTTTGAAATGCAGCTGGCAGACGAGCAAAAGGAACCTGTAGTGATGGGAATTCTCAGCCCTATCCCCCGAGATGATGTGGTAGTTCACCTGCGCGAGCTGCATGGCTGGTGA